The Hymenobacter oligotrophus genome has a window encoding:
- the porL gene encoding type IX secretion system motor protein PorL/GldL, which translates to MPKVYGIGAAVVIVGALFKIQHWKGADVMLIVGLGVEALIFLLSAFQPQHKDPDWSLVYPQLAEGYDPSTGDPSFGATNNSGTGLTRKLDDMLKDANVTPDAIKSLGEGLNRLSTTTTQLSTLGDATNATDEYTQRVRAAAQSLDNINVAYKQTAEAMSAMSNATADAKEYHLQVQNVTKNLGALNAVYEMELQDANTHLKSMNKFYGTLSQAMENLVSAGKDTEQFKDEVAKLTVNLNSLNRVYGNMLNAMRATS; encoded by the coding sequence ATGCCGAAAGTGTATGGCATCGGTGCGGCGGTGGTTATCGTCGGTGCACTGTTCAAAATTCAGCACTGGAAAGGTGCCGATGTCATGCTGATCGTGGGTTTGGGTGTTGAGGCGTTGATCTTCCTGCTGAGTGCTTTCCAACCCCAGCACAAAGACCCCGATTGGTCGCTGGTATACCCCCAGTTGGCTGAAGGTTACGACCCCTCTACCGGCGACCCATCGTTCGGCGCTACCAACAACTCGGGTACCGGCCTGACCCGCAAGCTCGACGACATGCTGAAGGACGCTAACGTGACTCCGGATGCTATCAAGTCGTTGGGTGAAGGCCTGAACCGCCTCAGCACTACTACTACGCAGCTGTCGACCCTAGGCGACGCTACCAACGCTACCGACGAGTACACCCAGCGTGTGCGTGCTGCCGCTCAGTCGCTTGACAACATTAACGTAGCATACAAGCAAACTGCCGAAGCTATGTCGGCTATGTCGAATGCTACTGCCGATGCTAAAGAGTATCACCTGCAAGTTCAGAACGTAACCAAGAACCTAGGTGCGCTGAACGCTGTGTACGAAATGGAACTGCAGGATGCCAACACGCACCTGAAGTCGATGAACAAGTTCTACGGTACGCTCAGCCAAGCCATGGAAAACCTGGTTAGCGCTGGCAAAGACACCGAGCAATTCAAAGACGAGGTTGCCAAACTGACGGTTAACCTGAACTCGCTCAACCGCGTGTACGGCAACATGTTGAACGCCATGCGTGCTACCAGCTAA
- the porM gene encoding type IX secretion system motor protein PorM/GldM, translated as MAGGKETPRQKMIGMMYLVLTALLALQVNSAILLKFKFLDDSLSNINEKVSKSNDFAVKGIQAQVEKNRNQAKDLVVLKQSQEIRERTKQTITYLREVRDKLVTATENTKGKSEYKNMSAEDKVAITMLGGSRNGEAYKMKDELNKFSSYIKQFVPGVSPLAMDAKEDPGVIDPEQKNKNFAELNFENTPLVAALAVLSQKEAEVLKYESDALSELAKRVGAETIVFDKIGAFASAESNTVAAGTKYKAELFLTASASGMRPSMTLNGSPLQVGPDGKGKIEFTATPGAFDASGNAKKTWTGTIRIRNNGRDTTFKVSVPYTVTKPVMQIQSASVQALYFKCGNKLSVQVPALGPQYKPGFSASGAQVIQGDKVGDVTLVPNSAEVTLNVSSGGNAIGSQTFKVRPIPKPDIKCVVGGREANEKQGTPITAVRNMSLRAIPDQGFASFLPEDARYRVTRYEVTLVRGKRPAMPTINVNGPDVDLSSVVNSAREGDRLFIEVKEVRRMNFRGEQEEVRMSKQFNVPLI; from the coding sequence ATGGCGGGAGGTAAAGAAACACCGCGGCAAAAGATGATTGGCATGATGTACTTGGTACTGACTGCCCTTCTTGCGCTGCAAGTAAACTCCGCAATTCTGCTCAAGTTTAAGTTCCTCGACGACAGCCTTTCCAACATCAACGAAAAGGTGTCGAAGTCAAACGACTTTGCTGTAAAAGGCATTCAGGCTCAGGTTGAGAAGAACCGCAACCAAGCCAAGGACTTGGTGGTGTTGAAGCAAAGCCAGGAAATTCGGGAGCGTACCAAGCAGACGATTACGTACCTGCGCGAGGTTCGTGATAAGCTGGTAACGGCCACCGAAAACACCAAAGGCAAATCGGAGTACAAGAACATGAGTGCCGAAGACAAGGTGGCCATCACCATGCTCGGCGGTTCTCGCAACGGCGAGGCGTACAAGATGAAAGACGAGCTGAATAAGTTTTCGTCTTACATCAAGCAGTTCGTACCAGGCGTTTCGCCGCTTGCTATGGACGCTAAAGAGGACCCAGGTGTTATCGACCCGGAGCAGAAGAACAAAAACTTCGCTGAGCTCAACTTCGAAAACACCCCGTTGGTAGCAGCACTGGCCGTGCTTTCGCAAAAAGAGGCTGAAGTGCTCAAGTATGAGTCGGACGCTTTGAGCGAACTTGCTAAGCGAGTAGGTGCTGAAACGATCGTATTCGACAAAATTGGTGCTTTCGCTAGCGCCGAGTCGAACACGGTAGCTGCCGGTACCAAGTACAAAGCCGAACTGTTCCTGACGGCCTCCGCTTCGGGTATGCGCCCCTCGATGACCCTGAATGGTTCGCCGCTGCAGGTTGGTCCCGATGGCAAAGGCAAAATCGAATTCACCGCCACTCCTGGTGCGTTCGATGCTTCGGGCAACGCCAAGAAAACCTGGACGGGTACGATCCGCATCCGCAATAACGGCCGCGATACCACGTTCAAAGTAAGCGTGCCTTACACCGTTACGAAGCCCGTAATGCAAATTCAGTCGGCTTCGGTGCAGGCGCTGTACTTTAAGTGCGGCAACAAGCTGAGCGTACAAGTACCGGCTCTTGGTCCGCAGTACAAGCCTGGCTTCTCGGCTTCGGGTGCTCAGGTTATCCAGGGCGACAAAGTTGGCGACGTTACGCTTGTGCCTAACTCGGCTGAAGTTACCCTGAACGTAAGCAGCGGCGGCAACGCTATCGGCTCGCAAACCTTCAAAGTTCGCCCGATCCCTAAGCCCGACATCAAATGCGTAGTAGGCGGCCGCGAGGCCAACGAAAAGCAGGGTACCCCGATTACGGCTGTGCGTAACATGAGCCTGCGTGCCATTCCGGATCAAGGTTTTGCCTCGTTCTTGCCCGAAGATGCTCGCTACCGTGTAACGCGCTACGAAGTAACGCTGGTACGTGGCAAGCGCCCGGCCATGCCTACTATCAACGTAAACGGCCCCGATGTTGATTTGAGCAGCGTAGTTAACTCGGCCCGTGAAGGCGACCGTCTGTTCATCGAAGTAAAAGAAGTTCGTCGTATGAACTTCCGCGGTGAGCAAGAAGAGGTGCGCATGAGCAAGCAGTTTAACGTGCCGCTGATCTAG
- the porN gene encoding type IX secretion system ring subunit PorN/GldN, whose protein sequence is MNKFLSFAAMAASLSLSVSASAQEQATTASSNGSYRPIPNSDIMFRKTVWRAIDLREKQNKPMFSEGKEISRVILEAVQRGELQAYRNDSLTTTFTPTEVSGNFSYAEATNELSAEEKAAGFTQEDSGFGGSDDGWGAPAKKSSAAKTQPKRDKNGKIMKDKNGKTIMEKVPATSTAAAKPAGPPSYNYRFKDIYQMELKEDMIFDKKRSRMYHDIKSITLLVPATLGSNTSGIEKPIGTFKYSDLVRVFRANPDKAIWFNPQNDAQHKNLADAFELWLFNSYIVKVSNPSDSRLDEIYGGQQQGILAASQAAADLIEYEYSLWSF, encoded by the coding sequence ATGAATAAGTTCTTATCCTTCGCCGCTATGGCGGCCAGCCTATCGCTGTCGGTTTCGGCGTCGGCCCAAGAGCAAGCAACTACGGCCAGCAGCAACGGCTCGTATCGGCCCATTCCTAACTCGGACATCATGTTCCGCAAAACCGTGTGGCGTGCCATCGACCTGCGGGAAAAGCAGAACAAGCCGATGTTCTCCGAGGGCAAAGAAATCAGCCGTGTGATTCTGGAAGCAGTTCAGCGTGGTGAGCTGCAAGCCTACCGCAACGACTCGCTTACTACTACTTTCACTCCGACGGAAGTTTCCGGTAACTTTTCTTACGCTGAGGCTACCAACGAGCTGAGCGCCGAGGAGAAAGCAGCTGGTTTCACGCAGGAGGATAGTGGCTTTGGCGGTAGCGATGATGGTTGGGGTGCTCCTGCTAAAAAGTCGTCGGCTGCCAAAACGCAGCCGAAGCGCGACAAGAATGGCAAGATCATGAAAGACAAAAACGGGAAAACCATCATGGAGAAGGTCCCCGCTACGTCTACTGCTGCTGCCAAGCCGGCCGGTCCTCCGAGCTACAACTACCGCTTCAAAGACATCTACCAGATGGAATTGAAGGAGGACATGATCTTCGACAAGAAGCGTTCGAGAATGTACCACGACATCAAGTCCATCACGCTGCTGGTGCCGGCTACGCTGGGCTCCAACACGTCGGGCATTGAAAAGCCGATCGGTACCTTCAAGTATTCGGATCTGGTTCGTGTGTTCCGCGCTAATCCCGACAAAGCCATTTGGTTCAACCCCCAGAACGACGCACAGCACAAGAACTTGGCTGACGCTTTCGAACTGTGGCTGTTCAACTCGTACATCGTAAAAGTGTCGAACCCGAGCGACTCGCGTCTCGACGAAATCTACGGTGGTCAGCAGCAAGGCATTTTGGCTGCTTCGCAAGCCGCCGCCGACCTGATCGAGTATGAGTACAGCCTGTGGAGCTTCTAA